A window of the Bradyrhizobium ottawaense genome harbors these coding sequences:
- a CDS encoding LON peptidase substrate-binding domain-containing protein — translation MPINAEYRGPGELPETIPVFPLPGALLLPRGQMPLNIFEPRYLAMVDDSLRDGHRLIGMIQPDLAHSKDESRPALFKVGCVGRITQLAESGDGRYILELTGVSRFKVVEELTVLTAYRQCKVDFFSFVDDFVARKGEDAVDRTALLEVLTDFLKANNLKVDWEGIESAPNEALVNALAMMSPYGPAEKQAMLEAADLKTRAEILIAVTEMDLAKKRTSGDTGLQ, via the coding sequence ATGCCGATCAATGCCGAATACCGCGGACCCGGCGAACTTCCCGAAACCATTCCGGTGTTCCCGTTGCCCGGCGCGCTGCTGCTGCCGCGCGGCCAGATGCCGCTCAATATCTTCGAGCCGCGCTATCTGGCGATGGTCGACGACTCCCTGCGCGACGGCCACCGGCTGATCGGGATGATCCAGCCGGATCTTGCGCACAGCAAGGACGAATCCCGCCCGGCGCTGTTCAAGGTCGGGTGCGTCGGCCGCATCACCCAGCTCGCCGAATCCGGCGACGGCCGCTACATCCTCGAACTGACCGGCGTTTCGCGCTTCAAGGTGGTCGAGGAACTCACCGTGCTGACCGCGTACCGGCAATGCAAGGTGGATTTCTTTTCCTTCGTCGACGATTTCGTCGCGCGCAAGGGCGAGGACGCCGTCGACCGTACGGCGTTGCTCGAGGTGCTGACCGATTTTCTCAAGGCCAACAATCTGAAAGTGGATTGGGAAGGCATCGAGAGCGCGCCAAACGAAGCGCTGGTCAACGCGCTCGCGATGATGTCGCCCTATGGGCCGGCGGAAAAGCAGGCGATGCTGGAAGCCGCCGACCTCAAGACCCGCGCGGAAATCCTGATCGCGGTAACCGAGATGGACCTCGCCAAGAAGCGTACCAGCGGCGACACCGGGCTGCAGTAG
- a CDS encoding SDR family oxidoreductase, translating into MKIVVIGGSGLIGSNVVSRLRQNGHEVVAASPKSGVNSITREGLAEAMSGAQVVVDVANSPSWENDAVLAFFQTSTRNLLAAEAAAGVGLHLALSIVGSERSPENGYFRAKKAQEDLIKASGRPFTILRATQFFEFVGGIVESGADGDKIRLSPALFQPVASDDVAAALADLAVAPPVNGTVEVAGADAAPLDEMARQFLAAKGDRRAVIADVHARYFGSELDDQSLTPAGKARIGAIRFADWLSHASAKQVNVPAH; encoded by the coding sequence ATGAAGATCGTCGTTATTGGAGGCAGCGGCCTCATCGGATCCAATGTTGTCAGCAGGCTGCGTCAAAATGGCCACGAGGTTGTGGCAGCCTCGCCAAAATCGGGCGTCAATTCCATCACGCGCGAGGGCCTGGCTGAGGCTATGTCCGGCGCCCAGGTCGTCGTCGACGTCGCGAACTCGCCTTCGTGGGAAAACGACGCGGTGCTGGCGTTTTTCCAAACCTCGACCCGGAACCTGCTGGCCGCCGAGGCCGCCGCCGGGGTCGGACTCCACCTCGCATTATCCATCGTCGGCAGCGAACGCTCCCCCGAGAACGGCTACTTCCGCGCCAAGAAGGCGCAGGAAGACCTGATCAAGGCGTCCGGGCGGCCCTTCACCATTCTGCGCGCCACGCAATTTTTCGAATTCGTCGGCGGCATCGTTGAATCCGGCGCCGACGGCGACAAGATTCGACTGTCGCCTGCGCTGTTCCAGCCGGTTGCGTCGGATGACGTTGCCGCTGCCCTCGCCGATCTTGCGGTCGCACCACCCGTCAACGGCACGGTCGAAGTCGCCGGAGCCGACGCCGCTCCGCTCGACGAGATGGCGCGGCAGTTCCTTGCCGCAAAGGGCGACCGGCGCGCGGTGATCGCTGATGTCCACGCCCGCTACTTCGGCTCCGAACTGGACGATCAATCGCTGACGCCAGCCGGCAAGGCGCGGATCGGCGCTATCAGGTTCGCGGACTGGCTCAGCCACGCATCGGCCAAGCAGGTTAATGTGCCGGCGCATTGA
- a CDS encoding DUF2235 domain-containing protein has translation MGRKIILLSDGTGNSAAKVWRTNVWRTFEALDLSGNDQVALYDDGVGTSSFKPMAILGGAFGLGLRRNVIALYKFACRNYHDSEDELFGFGFSRGAFTIRIVIGLIVSQGLVKADSEAELDSLAKAAYRAYRRARYKHLKLERPYQAIRNLFPPHYPPKEVRKHVKIRFVGVWDTVAAYGMPISEMTAGIHKYLWPIELPDDHRPHPDIMRACQALALDEERTTFHPQLWDESDEESGGKTVDPQGRRFIKDERVSQVWFAGVHTNVGGGYPDDALAYIPFVWMITEAQRCGLRFKSDYANQPDKPDLMRADPDTFKNAISKRDKDGRLYDPRKGLGGYYRYGPRKLVPHFYRESKKEEDDEIEVQRAKIHESVFRRIDNHAQAYAPVGLPPFYDVVKEDGEIVSPDQFRIAPDREPFETRTEGAQRALAQEHVWNWVWARRIAYFATVGATVWLLMFPLLSSAQKVDELTSPFRWASDLVRFLGSFLPNFASTWTDGYARAPEWFLVMAGLVTGLLFLSSKIASRTSSVMASIWGKTSHAPTGLPDNFVYRLRSNRFYIGFHEGLKRKIAPAFFAVMFVYLAAGLVSHLLFDVLDVAGATCEGSKPPLVELKEPGPNTDPKDTKSNPVDFGPSDLCVPTGIMLTRGAHYRATIVPVEPVQAWSNGLTHYDFPIGGFPTIAPPPWYIRLYYSLLLPFRREFNHDWFRIVLRFGEVGGEETFYDPDPTDPVIQFPFRPTRDGELFVFVNDAVIGIPGLYRAFYRNNTGTARLTIERLKGR, from the coding sequence ATGGGCCGAAAAATCATCCTGCTGTCGGACGGCACCGGCAATTCGGCTGCCAAGGTCTGGCGCACCAATGTCTGGCGCACGTTCGAGGCGCTGGATCTTTCCGGCAACGACCAGGTCGCGCTCTATGACGACGGCGTCGGCACTTCCTCGTTCAAGCCGATGGCAATCCTCGGCGGCGCGTTCGGCCTCGGGCTGCGGCGCAACGTCATCGCGCTCTACAAGTTCGCCTGCCGCAACTACCACGACTCCGAAGACGAACTGTTCGGCTTCGGCTTCAGCCGCGGCGCCTTCACGATCCGGATCGTGATCGGGCTGATCGTCAGCCAGGGGCTCGTCAAGGCCGACAGCGAGGCCGAACTCGACAGCCTGGCGAAGGCCGCCTACCGCGCCTATCGCCGGGCGCGTTACAAACACCTGAAGCTCGAGCGGCCGTACCAGGCGATCCGCAACCTGTTCCCTCCGCACTATCCGCCGAAGGAGGTGCGCAAGCACGTCAAGATCCGATTCGTCGGGGTCTGGGATACGGTCGCCGCCTACGGCATGCCGATCAGTGAGATGACCGCCGGCATTCACAAGTACCTCTGGCCGATCGAACTTCCGGACGACCATCGGCCGCACCCCGATATCATGCGCGCCTGCCAGGCGCTGGCGCTGGACGAGGAGCGAACCACCTTCCACCCCCAGCTCTGGGACGAGAGCGACGAGGAAAGCGGCGGGAAAACCGTCGATCCGCAAGGGCGGCGTTTCATCAAGGATGAGCGCGTCAGCCAGGTCTGGTTCGCCGGCGTGCACACCAACGTCGGCGGCGGCTATCCCGACGATGCACTGGCCTACATTCCGTTCGTCTGGATGATCACCGAAGCGCAGCGCTGCGGGCTCCGGTTCAAGTCGGACTACGCCAACCAGCCCGACAAGCCGGACCTGATGCGAGCCGATCCGGACACGTTCAAGAACGCCATTTCGAAACGGGACAAGGACGGACGGCTCTACGATCCGCGCAAGGGGCTCGGCGGCTATTATCGCTACGGGCCGCGCAAGCTGGTGCCTCACTTCTATCGGGAATCGAAGAAGGAGGAGGATGACGAGATAGAGGTCCAGCGCGCCAAGATCCACGAGAGTGTTTTCCGGCGCATCGACAACCATGCGCAGGCCTATGCGCCGGTCGGGCTTCCGCCGTTCTATGACGTCGTCAAGGAGGATGGCGAGATCGTATCGCCGGATCAGTTCAGGATAGCGCCCGATCGCGAACCCTTCGAAACCAGAACGGAAGGGGCGCAACGCGCGCTGGCGCAGGAACACGTGTGGAACTGGGTCTGGGCGCGCCGCATCGCCTATTTCGCCACCGTCGGCGCGACGGTGTGGCTGCTGATGTTCCCGCTCCTGAGCAGCGCGCAGAAGGTCGACGAGCTCACCAGTCCGTTCCGCTGGGCGTCCGACCTGGTCCGCTTCCTCGGCTCGTTTTTACCGAACTTTGCCTCGACCTGGACCGATGGCTATGCCCGCGCGCCGGAATGGTTCCTTGTCATGGCGGGCCTGGTCACAGGCCTGCTGTTCCTGTCCTCCAAAATTGCGTCGCGCACTTCAAGCGTGATGGCCTCGATCTGGGGGAAAACGTCCCACGCGCCCACGGGCCTGCCGGACAACTTCGTTTATCGTCTGCGCAGCAACCGGTTCTACATCGGCTTTCATGAAGGTCTGAAAAGGAAGATAGCGCCGGCCTTCTTCGCGGTGATGTTCGTCTATCTCGCCGCCGGTCTCGTCAGCCATTTGCTTTTCGATGTGCTTGATGTCGCCGGGGCGACCTGCGAAGGCAGCAAGCCTCCTTTGGTCGAGCTGAAGGAGCCCGGTCCGAACACTGATCCGAAGGACACGAAGAGTAATCCGGTCGATTTCGGACCATCAGACCTTTGCGTGCCGACAGGCATCATGCTCACGCGCGGCGCGCACTACCGTGCAACGATCGTACCGGTCGAACCGGTTCAAGCGTGGAGCAATGGCCTCACGCACTACGACTTTCCGATCGGCGGGTTTCCCACGATAGCGCCGCCGCCCTGGTACATCCGCCTCTATTACTCGCTGCTCCTGCCATTTCGGCGCGAGTTCAACCACGACTGGTTCCGGATCGTGCTGCGGTTTGGCGAGGTGGGCGGCGAAGAAACGTTTTACGACCCGGATCCCACCGATCCCGTCATCCAGTTTCCGTTCAGGCCGACCCGCGATGGCGAATTGTTTGTTTTCGTCAACGACGCCGTAATCGGAATTCCGGGCCTGTATCGCGCCTTCTACCGCAACAACACCGGCACGGCCCGTCTCACCATCGAACGGCTAAAAGGGAGGTAG
- the trxA gene encoding thioredoxin → MTIIEQGGGPAPQAVPDLIKETTTQTFVQDVIEESKRQPVLIDFWAPWCGPCRQLTPIIEKAVRAAKGKVKLVKMNIDEHPAIPGQMGIQSIPAVIAFVNGQPADGFMGAVPESQVTAFIDKLTKGVAAPGEPNIAEILGEAEAVLAEGDAAAAAQIYAEVLGVDATNIAALAGLAKCYVTTGAIEQAKQTIAMVPESKRNDAAVKAVQASIDLAEQAQAVGPVTELEQKVAANPLDHQARFDLATALNAQGNRAEATNQLLEIIRRDRKWNEDGARKQLVQFFEAWGGADEATVDGRKRLSTLLFS, encoded by the coding sequence GTGACCATCATTGAGCAGGGCGGCGGCCCGGCGCCGCAGGCAGTACCCGATCTGATCAAAGAGACGACCACCCAGACCTTCGTTCAGGACGTCATCGAGGAATCGAAGCGCCAGCCGGTGCTGATCGACTTCTGGGCGCCCTGGTGCGGTCCCTGCCGTCAGCTCACGCCGATCATTGAAAAGGCGGTCCGCGCGGCCAAGGGCAAGGTGAAGCTGGTCAAGATGAACATTGACGAGCATCCCGCGATTCCCGGCCAGATGGGAATTCAGTCGATCCCGGCCGTGATCGCCTTCGTCAACGGCCAGCCGGCCGATGGCTTCATGGGCGCGGTGCCGGAGAGCCAGGTCACCGCCTTCATCGACAAGCTCACCAAGGGCGTGGCGGCGCCGGGCGAGCCGAACATCGCGGAAATCCTCGGGGAGGCCGAGGCCGTGCTGGCGGAAGGCGATGCCGCTGCCGCCGCGCAGATCTATGCCGAGGTGCTGGGTGTCGACGCCACCAATATTGCGGCGCTGGCCGGATTGGCGAAATGCTACGTGACGACGGGCGCGATCGAGCAGGCCAAGCAGACCATTGCGATGGTGCCGGAATCCAAGCGCAACGACGCCGCCGTGAAGGCGGTCCAGGCCTCGATCGATCTGGCCGAGCAGGCCCAGGCCGTCGGTCCGGTCACCGAGCTGGAACAGAAAGTCGCCGCAAACCCGCTCGATCATCAGGCGCGATTCGATCTGGCGACCGCGCTCAACGCCCAGGGCAACCGCGCCGAAGCGACCAACCAGTTGCTCGAAATCATCCGGCGCGATCGCAAATGGAACGAGGACGGCGCCCGCAAGCAACTGGTGCAGTTCTTTGAAGCATGGGGCGGCGCCGACGAAGCCACCGTGGACGGACGAAAGCGGCTGTCGACCCTGCTGTTTTCGTAG
- a CDS encoding Trm112 family protein, whose amino-acid sequence MNAPPERLDSTVDPKLLEILVCPVTKGPLEFDSTRHELISRSAKLAYPIRDGIPIMLPEEARKID is encoded by the coding sequence ATGAACGCCCCGCCTGAACGCCTCGACAGCACGGTCGATCCAAAGCTGCTCGAGATCCTGGTCTGCCCGGTGACCAAGGGTCCACTGGAATTCGATTCGACACGGCACGAGCTGATTTCGCGCTCGGCCAAGCTCGCTTATCCGATCCGCGACGGCATCCCGATCATGCTGCCGGAAGAGGCAAGGAAGATCGACTGA
- a CDS encoding TetR/AcrR family transcriptional regulator encodes MSDQLSARDWLDQGLKTLAGSGFTALKAEPLAKAMGVSRGSFYWHFADIAAFHAAILSHWREVAAEQIIANVEAGSKDDAPLALLLRRVFGERLTLEKAVRTWASVDATARAAVQAIDRRRLGYVESLLAQAGLSADVARARAQILYWAFLGFAWSDQPLPKARQQAVVEELLRMAAS; translated from the coding sequence ATGAGCGATCAACTCTCGGCAAGGGACTGGCTCGATCAGGGCCTGAAGACACTGGCCGGCAGCGGCTTCACGGCGTTGAAAGCGGAACCCCTGGCGAAGGCGATGGGGGTGTCGCGCGGCAGCTTTTACTGGCACTTCGCCGACATTGCCGCGTTCCACGCTGCCATCCTCAGCCACTGGCGCGAGGTCGCCGCCGAGCAGATCATCGCCAATGTCGAAGCCGGCTCGAAAGATGATGCACCGCTGGCCCTGCTGCTGCGCCGGGTGTTCGGCGAACGGTTGACGTTGGAGAAGGCGGTCCGCACCTGGGCCAGCGTCGATGCCACGGCCCGCGCCGCCGTGCAGGCGATCGACCGCCGCCGGCTGGGCTATGTCGAAAGCCTTTTGGCCCAAGCCGGCCTATCCGCGGATGTGGCGCGCGCCCGCGCCCAAATTCTCTATTGGGCGTTTCTGGGCTTCGCGTGGTCGGATCAGCCGCTGCCGAAAGCGCGTCAGCAAGCCGTGGTCGAGGAACTGCTGCGGATGGCAGCGTCATGA
- a CDS encoding winged helix-turn-helix domain-containing protein: MQFLFEDCVLDTDRREFTRGSGAVAMGPQVFDLLLYLVENRVHVVSKDDVLDAVWAGRTVSESTLTSHINAVRKAIGDSGGEQRLLRTIARKGFRFIGEVREINAQDGVDTSAAKIAKPEAAAVTTPALPDKPSIAVLAFQNLSGDPEQEYFADGVVEDIITALSHHRWLFVIARNSSFTYKGRAVDVKQIGRELGVGYVLEGSVRKAANRVRITGQLIDATTGAHLWAERFEGTLDDIFELQDRIAADVVGNIAPQLERAEIERAKRKPTENLNAYDYYLRGMADLNRGTKEAIDEALPLFEKAIELDPDYASAHGAAAWCHFWRKVNGWMIDPAREIAEGIRLARLGVELGRDDAVALTRSGHALAHLSGDLDAGIALLDRAVMLNPNLAAAWFLGGFLRVWLGEPDNAIAHFERAMRFSPLDPETYRMQAGMAAAHLFARRFDDASAWAEKASRDLPSFLMVVGVVAASHALAGRIDEGRRAMDRLRALDPTLRISGLRDWLSIRRPDDLAVFAEGLRRAGLPE, from the coding sequence GTGCAGTTCTTGTTCGAAGATTGCGTCCTCGACACCGACCGGCGGGAGTTCACCCGCGGATCGGGCGCGGTCGCCATGGGGCCGCAAGTCTTCGACCTGCTGCTCTATCTGGTCGAGAACCGTGTCCACGTCGTCAGCAAGGACGATGTGCTGGATGCGGTATGGGCCGGCCGGACCGTTTCCGAATCGACCTTGACCAGCCATATCAATGCGGTGCGCAAGGCGATCGGCGACAGCGGCGGAGAGCAGCGCCTCCTCCGCACCATCGCCCGCAAGGGATTTCGCTTCATAGGCGAGGTCAGGGAAATCAATGCGCAGGATGGGGTCGATACATCCGCGGCGAAGATCGCCAAACCGGAAGCCGCGGCCGTAACTACGCCGGCCCTTCCCGACAAGCCGTCGATCGCCGTGCTGGCCTTCCAGAACCTGAGCGGCGATCCGGAACAGGAATATTTCGCCGACGGCGTGGTGGAAGACATCATCACCGCGCTGTCGCACCATCGCTGGCTGTTCGTCATCGCCCGCAACTCGAGCTTCACCTACAAGGGCCGCGCCGTCGACGTGAAGCAGATCGGCCGCGAGCTGGGCGTGGGTTACGTGCTGGAAGGCAGCGTGCGCAAGGCGGCGAACCGGGTGCGCATCACGGGGCAGCTGATCGACGCCACGACCGGGGCGCATCTTTGGGCGGAACGGTTCGAAGGCACGCTCGACGACATCTTCGAATTGCAGGATCGGATCGCCGCCGACGTCGTCGGCAACATCGCGCCGCAGCTCGAGCGCGCGGAGATTGAGCGAGCGAAACGCAAACCGACCGAAAACCTCAACGCGTATGATTATTATCTGCGCGGGATGGCCGATCTGAATCGGGGTACGAAGGAAGCCATCGACGAAGCCCTGCCGTTGTTCGAGAAGGCCATCGAGCTCGATCCCGATTATGCGTCAGCCCACGGCGCGGCCGCATGGTGTCACTTCTGGCGCAAGGTCAATGGCTGGATGATCGATCCCGCGCGCGAGATTGCCGAGGGCATCCGGCTGGCGCGCCTGGGTGTCGAACTCGGCCGGGACGACGCGGTCGCGCTAACGCGAAGCGGCCACGCGCTGGCGCATCTCAGCGGCGATCTCGATGCCGGTATTGCCTTGCTCGATCGGGCGGTGATGCTCAATCCCAATCTGGCGGCGGCCTGGTTTCTCGGTGGATTTTTGCGGGTCTGGCTGGGAGAGCCCGACAACGCCATCGCGCATTTCGAGCGCGCCATGCGCTTTAGCCCGCTCGATCCGGAAACTTACCGGATGCAGGCCGGGATGGCAGCGGCGCATCTGTTCGCCCGTCGTTTCGACGACGCCTCTGCATGGGCCGAAAAGGCATCCAGGGATTTGCCGAGCTTTCTGATGGTGGTTGGCGTCGTCGCGGCGAGCCACGCGCTGGCCGGCCGTATCGACGAGGGCCGCCGGGCGATGGATCGCTTGCGCGCGCTCGATCCCACGCTTCGTATTTCCGGTCTCAGGGATTGGCTGTCGATCCGTCGCCCGGACGATCTAGCCGTGTTTGCCGAGGGCTTGCGACGCGCGGGATTGCCGGAGTGA
- the tesB gene encoding acyl-CoA thioesterase II: MSKGVIDLISILDIEPLEVNLFRGNSPKTRWQRVFGGQVIGQAMMAACRTVEGRLPHSLHCYFILPGDPQIPIIYEVERLRDGKSYTTRRVSAIQHGNAIFSMIVSFHNDEETEFNHQDKMPDVPPPEKLTAEEVSKQPIFKEMPDFIRRYYESDRPIELRPVELGRYFGQKIDDGRIHVWIRTAAKLPDDPALHMCALAYASDFSLLDAVMARYGRTLFDKRMMPASLDHAMWFHRPFRADEWLLYTQDSPSAQGGRGLTRGSIFKPDGTLVASVAQEGSVRQRK; encoded by the coding sequence ATGTCCAAAGGCGTCATTGACCTGATCTCCATCCTCGATATCGAGCCGCTCGAGGTGAACCTGTTCCGCGGCAACAGCCCGAAGACGCGCTGGCAGCGGGTGTTCGGCGGACAGGTGATCGGACAGGCGATGATGGCAGCATGCCGCACCGTCGAAGGCCGGCTGCCGCATTCGCTGCATTGCTATTTCATCCTGCCCGGCGACCCGCAGATTCCGATCATCTACGAGGTCGAACGGCTGCGCGACGGCAAGAGCTACACGACCCGCAGGGTTTCCGCGATCCAGCACGGCAACGCGATCTTCTCGATGATCGTGTCGTTTCACAACGACGAGGAAACCGAGTTCAACCACCAGGACAAGATGCCCGACGTGCCGCCGCCGGAGAAACTCACCGCCGAGGAAGTTTCCAAGCAGCCGATCTTCAAGGAGATGCCGGACTTCATCCGCCGCTATTATGAATCCGACCGGCCGATCGAACTGCGCCCGGTCGAACTCGGCCGCTATTTCGGCCAGAAGATCGACGACGGCCGCATCCACGTCTGGATTCGGACCGCGGCGAAATTGCCCGACGATCCGGCGCTGCACATGTGTGCGCTGGCCTATGCGTCGGACTTCTCGCTGCTCGATGCGGTGATGGCGCGCTACGGCCGCACCCTGTTCGACAAGCGCATGATGCCGGCCAGCCTCGACCACGCGATGTGGTTTCACCGCCCGTTCCGCGCCGACGAATGGCTGCTCTACACGCAGGATTCGCCGAGCGCGCAAGGCGGCCGCGGACTGACCCGCGGCTCGATCTTCAAACCCGACGGCACGCTGGTGGCGTCGGTGGCGCAGGAAGGCTCGGTGCGCCAGCGCAAGTAA
- a CDS encoding ubiquinone biosynthesis hydroxylase, protein MAAQRSIVICGGAFAGLALALALRQGLGPDIPVVVADPALATRPSRDPRATAIVAACRRLFEALGVWDQVSADSQAILDMVVTDSRLEDATRPVFLTFAGNVEPGEPFAHMVENRRLVDALVVRAEAEGIDLRATAVSTYDSRADGIDVTLADGSVIEASLLVAADGARSRLRERAGIATHGWDYDQSGIVVTVGHERDHHGRAEEHFLPAGPFAILPLTGKRSSLVWTENRAEAARITALGDEEFHAELERRFGLHLGEIKALDKPRAFPLGYFVARSFIAERMALVGDAAHVIHPIAGQGLNMGLKDVAALAEVVVDAARLGIDLGQADVLERYQRWRRFDTMAMGLATNSLNFLFSNESTLLRTVRDIGLGLVDRAPPLKSLFIRQAAGLSGEVPRLLKGEAL, encoded by the coding sequence ATGGCGGCACAGCGAAGCATTGTGATCTGCGGCGGCGCCTTTGCCGGGCTGGCGCTGGCGCTGGCGCTCCGTCAGGGCCTCGGGCCGGATATTCCGGTGGTTGTGGCCGATCCGGCGCTGGCGACGCGGCCGAGCCGCGATCCGCGCGCGACCGCGATCGTCGCCGCGTGCCGGCGGCTGTTCGAGGCGCTCGGCGTCTGGGACCAGGTATCGGCGGATTCACAAGCGATCCTCGACATGGTCGTGACCGATTCCAGGCTGGAAGACGCCACCCGTCCGGTGTTCCTGACGTTTGCGGGCAACGTCGAGCCGGGCGAACCTTTTGCGCATATGGTTGAAAACCGCCGCCTGGTCGATGCGCTGGTGGTGCGCGCCGAGGCCGAGGGGATCGACCTGCGCGCCACCGCGGTGTCGACCTATGACTCACGCGCCGATGGCATCGACGTGACGCTCGCGGATGGCAGCGTCATCGAGGCCAGCCTGCTGGTCGCCGCCGACGGCGCGCGCTCACGCTTGCGCGAACGCGCAGGGATTGCCACCCACGGCTGGGACTACGACCAATCCGGCATCGTCGTTACCGTCGGCCATGAGCGCGATCATCACGGCCGCGCCGAAGAGCATTTTCTACCCGCGGGCCCGTTCGCGATCCTGCCTTTGACTGGAAAGCGCTCGTCGCTGGTCTGGACCGAGAACCGCGCCGAGGCCGCGCGGATCACCGCACTCGGCGACGAGGAATTTCATGCCGAACTCGAACGGCGCTTTGGGCTGCATCTTGGCGAGATCAAGGCGCTCGACAAACCGCGGGCGTTTCCGCTCGGCTATTTCGTCGCGCGGTCGTTCATCGCCGAGCGGATGGCGCTGGTCGGCGACGCCGCCCATGTGATCCATCCGATCGCGGGGCAGGGGCTCAACATGGGCCTGAAGGATGTCGCGGCGCTGGCCGAAGTGGTGGTCGATGCGGCGCGGCTCGGCATCGATCTAGGCCAGGCCGATGTGCTCGAGCGCTACCAGCGCTGGCGGCGTTTCGACACGATGGCGATGGGACTCGCGACCAACTCGCTGAACTTCCTGTTTTCCAACGAATCGACCTTGCTGCGCACCGTGCGCGATATCGGTCTCGGCCTCGTCGATCGCGCGCCGCCGCTGAAGAGTCTGTTCATCCGCCAGGCGGCGGGCCTGTCGGGCGAAGTGCCGCGGCTGTTGAAGGGCGAGGCGCTGTAA
- a CDS encoding PQQ-dependent sugar dehydrogenase, whose amino-acid sequence MHRWICASAILFAGFGDASAQTGPLTGEAAFGDWRSDKPGVVRLIRPGDLPKPGATASASNSSRVVPRPSSAAPQVPAGFKIELFAEGLSGPRQMRVAPNGDIFVAETSAGRVRVLRPAKHGSKPAVSKIFANKLDEPFGIAFFPGGENPKWVYVANTNSVVRFPYASGDTKAAGKPETVIASLPEGGHTTRDVVFSKDDRQMMVSVGSLSNVGEGMGSAPGGLPSWIAQQALGASWGDEAGRAGVLTFDPDGKNAGVFATGIRNCVGLAVHPSTGDLYCSTNERDGLGDNLVPDYVTRVRRGAFYGWPWFYIGENQDPRHPGERADLKGKITIPDVLIQSHSASLGLTFYNGSAFPAEYSGDGFAAEHGSWNRSKRTGYKVIRIRLKDGTPTGEYEDFVTGFVVNASEVWGRPVGVAVARDGALLVSEDGNGTIWRITHP is encoded by the coding sequence ATGCATCGGTGGATTTGCGCGAGCGCAATACTGTTCGCCGGGTTCGGTGACGCTTCAGCGCAAACCGGGCCGCTGACCGGCGAGGCGGCGTTTGGCGACTGGCGCTCCGACAAGCCCGGTGTCGTCAGGCTGATTCGCCCGGGCGATTTACCAAAACCAGGCGCGACGGCTTCGGCGTCGAATAGTTCTCGCGTCGTACCGCGACCATCGTCAGCAGCGCCGCAGGTTCCGGCAGGCTTCAAGATCGAGCTGTTCGCCGAGGGACTAAGCGGACCGCGCCAGATGCGAGTTGCCCCCAATGGTGACATCTTCGTTGCAGAGACCAGCGCCGGGCGGGTCCGCGTGCTGCGTCCGGCCAAGCACGGTTCGAAGCCCGCTGTCAGCAAGATCTTCGCCAATAAACTCGACGAACCCTTTGGAATTGCGTTCTTCCCCGGCGGAGAAAATCCGAAATGGGTCTACGTGGCGAATACCAACAGCGTCGTTCGCTTTCCCTATGCATCCGGTGACACCAAAGCTGCCGGCAAGCCGGAAACCGTGATCGCCTCACTTCCGGAAGGCGGACATACCACCCGGGACGTTGTCTTCAGCAAGGACGACAGGCAGATGATGGTTTCGGTCGGTTCGCTCAGCAATGTTGGCGAAGGCATGGGAAGCGCGCCGGGTGGATTGCCGTCGTGGATCGCGCAACAGGCACTTGGCGCCAGTTGGGGCGACGAGGCTGGCCGCGCCGGCGTCCTGACATTCGATCCCGATGGAAAGAACGCAGGCGTCTTCGCCACCGGTATCCGCAATTGCGTCGGCCTCGCGGTTCATCCGTCGACCGGCGACCTCTATTGCTCGACCAACGAACGCGACGGCCTCGGCGATAATCTGGTGCCGGACTATGTCACGCGCGTGCGACGGGGCGCGTTCTACGGCTGGCCGTGGTTCTATATCGGCGAGAATCAGGATCCGCGGCATCCCGGCGAACGCGCCGACCTCAAGGGCAAGATCACCATCCCCGATGTCCTGATCCAGTCGCATTCCGCCTCGCTTGGGCTGACCTTCTACAACGGGAGCGCCTTCCCCGCCGAATATAGCGGCGACGGTTTTGCTGCCGAACACGGCTCGTGGAACCGGTCGAAGCGCACCGGCTACAAGGTCATTCGCATCCGTCTCAAAGACGGTACGCCCACCGGCGAATACGAGGATTTCGTCACCGGCTTTGTCGTCAACGCTTCCGAGGTCTGGGGGCGTCCGGTCGGCGTTGCCGTCGCCCGCGACGGCGCGCTGCTGGTGTCCGAGGACGGCAACGGCACGATCTGGCGGATTACGCACCCGTGA